The following proteins come from a genomic window of Musa acuminata AAA Group cultivar baxijiao chromosome BXJ1-7, Cavendish_Baxijiao_AAA, whole genome shotgun sequence:
- the LOC135585558 gene encoding uncharacterized protein LOC135585558 isoform X3: MAAPASEVIPVVDLRLLSQVEINSLSLSCPNAFDLRRCDDVVVPKIDRSVFNESAGSRKQTYSRLRLGPHKPDPAAPSTVASRRPRGLFSPSPSSSSAAVPIDSSLPQASNANDDDPGRRENLQIVFYLRQLFAREENASQTLNISYSTPAQAIPNQTNGNGLQEPGRAELALVVVEDGDREVLNRNGQTVDLIALGQKVDPFSEELRRRTVGLTTEEQLLSFMSGLDGQWASRRRRRRIVDASGFGDHLPRGWKLLLGLKRKDGDVWVYCRRYISPCGKHFVSCKDVSSYILALLGDPNALLLAPIENNASTPRIEKLKTDYAAGPSVQDNYANDIPSCSTVVSFSPSPADCEKQIVLYNSENQLSSQQRSAKRRKLGKLIDESVMVKDGNFECQFCHKMFTERDCYNGHVGVHARCQGPTSEALPDEVGSRELYNPAPLAAVPYELSLAEIKEENSTLKSVAELHLASTSLQHSRANHETDHDCMGTLTTKIPFRSRIVDVPVNHRSVDHSNPKETAHASNITDEQFSSCTSSVDAVVLPVVNVTHVKIAQETSTTSADDQVDNCFHKPKETTEASNVKNIKVSDAKKGEATEFKNVDTRNSKNIEPNSVQVDYHGTNGYNSEIVRNTAKDVHCSPCLDMTSIAPLDMTNTPCGMGTEVEQFFPKSMSIECTISDCNVTGYEPDEIVETNNSLSIHGNDSIKSISTAFINMDNVVLENSNELDGSSCAAISEIENNDIEQKLDPENHLINLSGNNSSYVIGIGVDDTFTSNMEENVLVEMDKSNRKIDLASSGSFCSEDIVSESILSMQLNANCINLPYVGGHTSGAERNRDCMFDIDMNESVLGKMNVPGVELHRCFNGSSDGDEGVVTCDAAQGTKGNSLEVDVNLGSPWLPSSDIPIVGMIPDQQYEDNAIAVSQKDKLSGFDHLTLDAVESSEYVQLNGQDSISVCEPTIGLSYVTELDNDSVQLGWNISLQSNAFELTSVCVWCSREFSHVATNAEEESDTLGFICPACKAKISGHLSVLSNS; this comes from the exons ATGGCGGCGCCAGCGTCGGAGGTGATCCCGGTGGTGGACCTCCGCCTACTCTCCCAGGTGGAGATCAACTCCCTCTCCCTCTCATGTCCCAACGCCTTTGACCTCCGCCGCTGCGACGACGTCGTCGTCCCCAAAATCGACCGCTCTGTCTTCAATGAGAGTGCCGGAAGCCGCAAGCAGACCTACTCACGCCTCCGCCTCGGCCCCCACAAGCCCGACCCCGCCGCCCCCTCCACCGTCGCCAGCCGCCGCCCCCGAGGCCTCTTTTCCCcgtccccttcctcctcctccgccgccgtcccCATCGATTCATCTCTCCCCCAAGCTAGCAACGCTAACGATGACGATCCTGGTCGCCGCGAGAACCTCCAGATCGTTTTCTACCTCCGCCAGCTCTTCGCTCGGGAGGAGAACGCTTCCCAAACCCTAAACATATCTTACTCCACCCCAGCCCAGGCAATTCCTAATCAAACAAATGGAAACGGCCTGCAGGAGCCTGGGAGGGCGGAGTTGGCATTGGTTGTGGTTGAGGATGGGGATCGGGAGGTCTTGAATAGAAATGGTCAGACTGTTGATCTAATTGCATTAGGGCAGAAGGTGGATCCATTTTCCGAGGAGCTTAGGCGGAGGACGGTAGGGTTGACGACGGAGGAACAGCTTCTGAGCTTCATGAGTGGATTGGATGGTCAGTGGGCAAgccggaggcggaggaggaggatcgTGGATGCTTCGGGGTTTGGGGATCACTTGCCAAGAGGATGGAAGCTGCTGCTTGGTCTCAAGAGGAAGGACGGTGATGTTTGGGTGTATTGCCGGCGATACATTAG CCCATGTGGAAAACATTTTGTTTCCTGCAAAGATGTATCTTCAtatatactcgctcttcttggggaTCCAAATGCTCTGCTACTAGCTCCTATTGAGAATAATGCAAGTACACCAAGGATCGAAAAGTTAAAAACTGACTAT GCTGCAGGTCCTTCTGTTCAAGATAATTATGCAAATGACATACCTAGTTGCTCTACAGTTGTATCTTTCTCCCCTTCACCTGCTGACTGTGAGAAGCAAATTGTGTTGTATAATTCTGAGAACCAG TTGTCGTCCCAGCAAAGGAGTGCAAAGCGACGGAAACTTGGTAAATTAATTGATGAGAGTGTCATGGTAAAAGATGGAAACTTTGAATGCCAATTTTGTCACAAGATGTTTACTGAAAGAGATTGCTACAATGGCCATGTTGGAGTTCATGCGAGGTGTCAAGGTCCGACTTCTGAAGCACTACCAGATGAGGTTGGCTCAAGAGAACTCTACAACCCAGCTCCATTAGCTGCAGTACCGTATGAGCTCTCTCTGGCTGAAATAAAGGAGGAGAATTCTACCCTAAAATCTGTTGCTGAACTTCATCTTGCTTCTACAAGTTTGCAGCATTCAAGGGCGAATCATGAAACTGATCATGATTGTATGGGAACTTTAACTACTAAAATACCCTTTAGAAGCAGAATTGTTGATGTCCCTGTTAATCATCGCAGTGTTGATCATTCCAATCCTAAAGAGACTGCTCATGCTAGCAATATCACAGATGAACAATTTAGTTCATGCACAAGCAGTGTGGATGCTGTAGTGCTACCTGTTGTTAATGTTACTCATGTGAAGATTGCTCAAGAAACCTCTACGACATCTGCTGATGATCAGGTTGATAATTGTTTTCACAAACCTAAAGAAACTACTGAGGCTAGCAATGTTAAAAACATCAAAGTCAGTGATGCCAAGAAAGGTGAAGCTACTGAGTTCAAGAATGTCGATACAAGGAATTCCAAGAACATTGAGCCTAATAGTGTCCAGGTTGATTATCATGGTACCAATGGTTATAACTCTGAAATAGTTCGTAATACTGCCAAAGACGTCCATTGTAGCCCATGCTTGGATATGACATCTATTGCACCTCTTGATATGACTAACACACCCTGTGGAATGGGTACTGAAGTGGAACAATTTTTCCCCAAAAGCATGTCCATTGAATGCACCATTAGTGATTGTAATGTGACTGGCTATGAACCAGATGAAATTGTTGAGACTAATAACAGCCTGAGCATACATGGCAATGATTCCATCAAGTCAATCTCCACAGCTTTCATCAATATGGATAATGTTGTCCTTGAAAATTCTAATGAGCTAGATGGATCTTCTTGTGCGGCCATTTCAGAGATTGAAAATAATGACATAGAGCAGAAGTTAGACCCAGAAAACCATTTGATTAATCTGTCAGGTAATAATTCCAGTTATGTCATTGGAATTGGTGTTGATGATACTTTTACTAGCAACATGGAAGAGAATGTCCTTGTCGAAATGGATAAATCTAACAGAAAAATTGACTTGGCCAGTTCTGGTTCATTTTGTAGTGAAGATATTGTTTCTGAAAGCATTCTATCCATGCAACTCAATGCCAAttgtatcaatttaccatatgttGGTGGACACACTAGCGGTGCTGAAAGAAACAGAGACTGTATGTTTGATATCGACATGAACGAATCTGTGCTTGGTAAGATGAATGTACCTGGTGTTGAGCTGCATAGGTGTTTTAATGGCTCAAGTGATGGAGATGAAGGGGTAGTTACATGTGATGCTGCTCAGGGTACCAAAGGAAATTCTTTGGAGGTTGATGTCAATCTCGGTTCTCCGTGGCTACCTTCTTCTGATATCCCTATTGTTGGTATGATCCCTGATCAG CAGTATGAAGACAATGCCATCGCTGTTAGCCAGAAGGATAAGCTGTCTGGTTTTGATCATCTGACATTGGACGCAGTTGAATCTTCTGAGTATGTTCAATTGAATGGTCAAGATTCTATCTCCGTATGTGAGCCAACCATTGGATTGAGTTACGTGACCGAACTCGACAATGACAGTGTTCAGTTAGGGTGGAATATTTCGTTGCAGAGCAATGCATTCGAGCTGACATCTGTTTGTGTGTGGTGCAGCAGAGAATTCAGCCATGTAGCTACGAATGCCGAAGAAGAATCTGatacgcttggcttcatttgtccTGCATGCAAAGCGAAAATTTCAGGTCATCTCAGTGTTCTGAGCAACAGTTGA
- the LOC135585558 gene encoding uncharacterized protein LOC135585558 isoform X1 — MAAPASEVIPVVDLRLLSQVEINSLSLSCPNAFDLRRCDDVVVPKIDRSVFNESAGSRKQTYSRLRLGPHKPDPAAPSTVASRRPRGLFSPSPSSSSAAVPIDSSLPQASNANDDDPGRRENLQIVFYLRQLFAREENASQTLNISYSTPAQAIPNQTNGNGLQEPGRAELALVVVEDGDREVLNRNGQTVDLIALGQKVDPFSEELRRRTVGLTTEEQLLSFMSGLDGQWASRRRRRRIVDASGFGDHLPRGWKLLLGLKRKDGDVWVYCRRYISPCGKHFVSCKDVSSYILALLGDPNALLLAPIENNASTPRIEKLKTDYAAGPSVQDNYANDIPSCSTVVSFSPSPADCEKQIVLYNSENQQQLSSQQRSAKRRKLGKLIDESVMVKDGNFECQFCHKMFTERDCYNGHVGVHARCQGPTSEALPDEVGSRELYNPAPLAAVPYELSLAEIKEENSTLKSVAELHLASTSLQHSRANHETDHDCMGTLTTKIPFRSRIVDVPVNHRSVDHSNPKETAHASNITDEQFSSCTSSVDAVVLPVVNVTHVKIAQETSTTSADDQVDNCFHKPKETTEASNVKNIKVSDAKKGEATEFKNVDTRNSKNIEPNSVQVDYHGTNGYNSEIVRNTAKDVHCSPCLDMTSIAPLDMTNTPCGMGTEVEQFFPKSMSIECTISDCNVTGYEPDEIVETNNSLSIHGNDSIKSISTAFINMDNVVLENSNELDGSSCAAISEIENNDIEQKLDPENHLINLSGNNSSYVIGIGVDDTFTSNMEENVLVEMDKSNRKIDLASSGSFCSEDIVSESILSMQLNANCINLPYVGGHTSGAERNRDCMFDIDMNESVLGKMNVPGVELHRCFNGSSDGDEGVVTCDAAQGTKGNSLEVDVNLGSPWLPSSDIPIVGMIPDQQYEDNAIAVSQKDKLSGFDHLTLDAVESSEYVQLNGQDSISVCEPTIGLSYVTELDNDSVQLGWNISLQSNAFELTSVCVWCSREFSHVATNAEEESDTLGFICPACKAKISGHLSVLSNS; from the exons ATGGCGGCGCCAGCGTCGGAGGTGATCCCGGTGGTGGACCTCCGCCTACTCTCCCAGGTGGAGATCAACTCCCTCTCCCTCTCATGTCCCAACGCCTTTGACCTCCGCCGCTGCGACGACGTCGTCGTCCCCAAAATCGACCGCTCTGTCTTCAATGAGAGTGCCGGAAGCCGCAAGCAGACCTACTCACGCCTCCGCCTCGGCCCCCACAAGCCCGACCCCGCCGCCCCCTCCACCGTCGCCAGCCGCCGCCCCCGAGGCCTCTTTTCCCcgtccccttcctcctcctccgccgccgtcccCATCGATTCATCTCTCCCCCAAGCTAGCAACGCTAACGATGACGATCCTGGTCGCCGCGAGAACCTCCAGATCGTTTTCTACCTCCGCCAGCTCTTCGCTCGGGAGGAGAACGCTTCCCAAACCCTAAACATATCTTACTCCACCCCAGCCCAGGCAATTCCTAATCAAACAAATGGAAACGGCCTGCAGGAGCCTGGGAGGGCGGAGTTGGCATTGGTTGTGGTTGAGGATGGGGATCGGGAGGTCTTGAATAGAAATGGTCAGACTGTTGATCTAATTGCATTAGGGCAGAAGGTGGATCCATTTTCCGAGGAGCTTAGGCGGAGGACGGTAGGGTTGACGACGGAGGAACAGCTTCTGAGCTTCATGAGTGGATTGGATGGTCAGTGGGCAAgccggaggcggaggaggaggatcgTGGATGCTTCGGGGTTTGGGGATCACTTGCCAAGAGGATGGAAGCTGCTGCTTGGTCTCAAGAGGAAGGACGGTGATGTTTGGGTGTATTGCCGGCGATACATTAG CCCATGTGGAAAACATTTTGTTTCCTGCAAAGATGTATCTTCAtatatactcgctcttcttggggaTCCAAATGCTCTGCTACTAGCTCCTATTGAGAATAATGCAAGTACACCAAGGATCGAAAAGTTAAAAACTGACTAT GCTGCAGGTCCTTCTGTTCAAGATAATTATGCAAATGACATACCTAGTTGCTCTACAGTTGTATCTTTCTCCCCTTCACCTGCTGACTGTGAGAAGCAAATTGTGTTGTATAATTCTGAGAACCAG CAACAGTTGTCGTCCCAGCAAAGGAGTGCAAAGCGACGGAAACTTGGTAAATTAATTGATGAGAGTGTCATGGTAAAAGATGGAAACTTTGAATGCCAATTTTGTCACAAGATGTTTACTGAAAGAGATTGCTACAATGGCCATGTTGGAGTTCATGCGAGGTGTCAAGGTCCGACTTCTGAAGCACTACCAGATGAGGTTGGCTCAAGAGAACTCTACAACCCAGCTCCATTAGCTGCAGTACCGTATGAGCTCTCTCTGGCTGAAATAAAGGAGGAGAATTCTACCCTAAAATCTGTTGCTGAACTTCATCTTGCTTCTACAAGTTTGCAGCATTCAAGGGCGAATCATGAAACTGATCATGATTGTATGGGAACTTTAACTACTAAAATACCCTTTAGAAGCAGAATTGTTGATGTCCCTGTTAATCATCGCAGTGTTGATCATTCCAATCCTAAAGAGACTGCTCATGCTAGCAATATCACAGATGAACAATTTAGTTCATGCACAAGCAGTGTGGATGCTGTAGTGCTACCTGTTGTTAATGTTACTCATGTGAAGATTGCTCAAGAAACCTCTACGACATCTGCTGATGATCAGGTTGATAATTGTTTTCACAAACCTAAAGAAACTACTGAGGCTAGCAATGTTAAAAACATCAAAGTCAGTGATGCCAAGAAAGGTGAAGCTACTGAGTTCAAGAATGTCGATACAAGGAATTCCAAGAACATTGAGCCTAATAGTGTCCAGGTTGATTATCATGGTACCAATGGTTATAACTCTGAAATAGTTCGTAATACTGCCAAAGACGTCCATTGTAGCCCATGCTTGGATATGACATCTATTGCACCTCTTGATATGACTAACACACCCTGTGGAATGGGTACTGAAGTGGAACAATTTTTCCCCAAAAGCATGTCCATTGAATGCACCATTAGTGATTGTAATGTGACTGGCTATGAACCAGATGAAATTGTTGAGACTAATAACAGCCTGAGCATACATGGCAATGATTCCATCAAGTCAATCTCCACAGCTTTCATCAATATGGATAATGTTGTCCTTGAAAATTCTAATGAGCTAGATGGATCTTCTTGTGCGGCCATTTCAGAGATTGAAAATAATGACATAGAGCAGAAGTTAGACCCAGAAAACCATTTGATTAATCTGTCAGGTAATAATTCCAGTTATGTCATTGGAATTGGTGTTGATGATACTTTTACTAGCAACATGGAAGAGAATGTCCTTGTCGAAATGGATAAATCTAACAGAAAAATTGACTTGGCCAGTTCTGGTTCATTTTGTAGTGAAGATATTGTTTCTGAAAGCATTCTATCCATGCAACTCAATGCCAAttgtatcaatttaccatatgttGGTGGACACACTAGCGGTGCTGAAAGAAACAGAGACTGTATGTTTGATATCGACATGAACGAATCTGTGCTTGGTAAGATGAATGTACCTGGTGTTGAGCTGCATAGGTGTTTTAATGGCTCAAGTGATGGAGATGAAGGGGTAGTTACATGTGATGCTGCTCAGGGTACCAAAGGAAATTCTTTGGAGGTTGATGTCAATCTCGGTTCTCCGTGGCTACCTTCTTCTGATATCCCTATTGTTGGTATGATCCCTGATCAG CAGTATGAAGACAATGCCATCGCTGTTAGCCAGAAGGATAAGCTGTCTGGTTTTGATCATCTGACATTGGACGCAGTTGAATCTTCTGAGTATGTTCAATTGAATGGTCAAGATTCTATCTCCGTATGTGAGCCAACCATTGGATTGAGTTACGTGACCGAACTCGACAATGACAGTGTTCAGTTAGGGTGGAATATTTCGTTGCAGAGCAATGCATTCGAGCTGACATCTGTTTGTGTGTGGTGCAGCAGAGAATTCAGCCATGTAGCTACGAATGCCGAAGAAGAATCTGatacgcttggcttcatttgtccTGCATGCAAAGCGAAAATTTCAGGTCATCTCAGTGTTCTGAGCAACAGTTGA
- the LOC135585558 gene encoding uncharacterized protein LOC135585558 isoform X2, with amino-acid sequence MAAPASEVIPVVDLRLLSQVEINSLSLSCPNAFDLRRCDDVVVPKIDRSVFNESAGSRKQTYSRLRLGPHKPDPAAPSTVASRRPRGLFSPSPSSSSAAVPIDSSLPQASNANDDDPGRRENLQIVFYLRQLFAREENASQTLNISYSTPAQAIPNQTNGNGLQEPGRAELALVVVEDGDREVLNRNGQTVDLIALGQKVDPFSEELRRRTVGLTTEEQLLSFMSGLDGQWASRRRRRRIVDASGFGDHLPRGWKLLLGLKRKDGDVWVYCRRYISPCGKHFVSCKDVSSYILALLGDPNALLLAPIENNASTPRIEKLKTDYAAGPSVQDNYANDIPSCSTVVSFSPSPADCEKQIVLYNSENQQQLSSQQRSAKRRKLGKLIDESVMVKDGNFECQFCHKMFTERDCYNGHVGVHARCQGPTSEALPDEVGSRELYNPAPLAAVPYELSLAEIKEENSTLKSVAELHLASTSLQHSRANHETDHDCMGTLTTKIPFRSRIVDVPVNHRSVDHSNPKETAHASNITDEQFSSCTSSVDAVVLPVVNVTHVKIAQETSTTSADDQVDNCFHKPKETTEASNVKNIKVSDAKKGEATEFKNVDTRNSKNIEPNSVQVDYHGTNGYNSEIVRNTAKDVHCSPCLDMTSIAPLDMTNTPCGMGTEVEQFFPKSMSIECTISDCNVTGYEPDEIVETNNSLSIHGNDSIKSISTAFINMDNVVLENSNELDGSSCAAISEIENNDIEQKLDPENHLINLSGNNSSYVIGIGVDDTFTSNMEENVLVEMDKSNRKIDLASSGSFCSEDIVSESILSMQLNANCINLPYVGGHTSGAERNRDCMFDIDMNESVLGKMNVPGVELHRCFNGSSDGDEGVVTCDAAQGTKGNSLEVDVNLGSPWLPSSDIPIVGMIPDQYEDNAIAVSQKDKLSGFDHLTLDAVESSEYVQLNGQDSISVCEPTIGLSYVTELDNDSVQLGWNISLQSNAFELTSVCVWCSREFSHVATNAEEESDTLGFICPACKAKISGHLSVLSNS; translated from the exons ATGGCGGCGCCAGCGTCGGAGGTGATCCCGGTGGTGGACCTCCGCCTACTCTCCCAGGTGGAGATCAACTCCCTCTCCCTCTCATGTCCCAACGCCTTTGACCTCCGCCGCTGCGACGACGTCGTCGTCCCCAAAATCGACCGCTCTGTCTTCAATGAGAGTGCCGGAAGCCGCAAGCAGACCTACTCACGCCTCCGCCTCGGCCCCCACAAGCCCGACCCCGCCGCCCCCTCCACCGTCGCCAGCCGCCGCCCCCGAGGCCTCTTTTCCCcgtccccttcctcctcctccgccgccgtcccCATCGATTCATCTCTCCCCCAAGCTAGCAACGCTAACGATGACGATCCTGGTCGCCGCGAGAACCTCCAGATCGTTTTCTACCTCCGCCAGCTCTTCGCTCGGGAGGAGAACGCTTCCCAAACCCTAAACATATCTTACTCCACCCCAGCCCAGGCAATTCCTAATCAAACAAATGGAAACGGCCTGCAGGAGCCTGGGAGGGCGGAGTTGGCATTGGTTGTGGTTGAGGATGGGGATCGGGAGGTCTTGAATAGAAATGGTCAGACTGTTGATCTAATTGCATTAGGGCAGAAGGTGGATCCATTTTCCGAGGAGCTTAGGCGGAGGACGGTAGGGTTGACGACGGAGGAACAGCTTCTGAGCTTCATGAGTGGATTGGATGGTCAGTGGGCAAgccggaggcggaggaggaggatcgTGGATGCTTCGGGGTTTGGGGATCACTTGCCAAGAGGATGGAAGCTGCTGCTTGGTCTCAAGAGGAAGGACGGTGATGTTTGGGTGTATTGCCGGCGATACATTAG CCCATGTGGAAAACATTTTGTTTCCTGCAAAGATGTATCTTCAtatatactcgctcttcttggggaTCCAAATGCTCTGCTACTAGCTCCTATTGAGAATAATGCAAGTACACCAAGGATCGAAAAGTTAAAAACTGACTAT GCTGCAGGTCCTTCTGTTCAAGATAATTATGCAAATGACATACCTAGTTGCTCTACAGTTGTATCTTTCTCCCCTTCACCTGCTGACTGTGAGAAGCAAATTGTGTTGTATAATTCTGAGAACCAG CAACAGTTGTCGTCCCAGCAAAGGAGTGCAAAGCGACGGAAACTTGGTAAATTAATTGATGAGAGTGTCATGGTAAAAGATGGAAACTTTGAATGCCAATTTTGTCACAAGATGTTTACTGAAAGAGATTGCTACAATGGCCATGTTGGAGTTCATGCGAGGTGTCAAGGTCCGACTTCTGAAGCACTACCAGATGAGGTTGGCTCAAGAGAACTCTACAACCCAGCTCCATTAGCTGCAGTACCGTATGAGCTCTCTCTGGCTGAAATAAAGGAGGAGAATTCTACCCTAAAATCTGTTGCTGAACTTCATCTTGCTTCTACAAGTTTGCAGCATTCAAGGGCGAATCATGAAACTGATCATGATTGTATGGGAACTTTAACTACTAAAATACCCTTTAGAAGCAGAATTGTTGATGTCCCTGTTAATCATCGCAGTGTTGATCATTCCAATCCTAAAGAGACTGCTCATGCTAGCAATATCACAGATGAACAATTTAGTTCATGCACAAGCAGTGTGGATGCTGTAGTGCTACCTGTTGTTAATGTTACTCATGTGAAGATTGCTCAAGAAACCTCTACGACATCTGCTGATGATCAGGTTGATAATTGTTTTCACAAACCTAAAGAAACTACTGAGGCTAGCAATGTTAAAAACATCAAAGTCAGTGATGCCAAGAAAGGTGAAGCTACTGAGTTCAAGAATGTCGATACAAGGAATTCCAAGAACATTGAGCCTAATAGTGTCCAGGTTGATTATCATGGTACCAATGGTTATAACTCTGAAATAGTTCGTAATACTGCCAAAGACGTCCATTGTAGCCCATGCTTGGATATGACATCTATTGCACCTCTTGATATGACTAACACACCCTGTGGAATGGGTACTGAAGTGGAACAATTTTTCCCCAAAAGCATGTCCATTGAATGCACCATTAGTGATTGTAATGTGACTGGCTATGAACCAGATGAAATTGTTGAGACTAATAACAGCCTGAGCATACATGGCAATGATTCCATCAAGTCAATCTCCACAGCTTTCATCAATATGGATAATGTTGTCCTTGAAAATTCTAATGAGCTAGATGGATCTTCTTGTGCGGCCATTTCAGAGATTGAAAATAATGACATAGAGCAGAAGTTAGACCCAGAAAACCATTTGATTAATCTGTCAGGTAATAATTCCAGTTATGTCATTGGAATTGGTGTTGATGATACTTTTACTAGCAACATGGAAGAGAATGTCCTTGTCGAAATGGATAAATCTAACAGAAAAATTGACTTGGCCAGTTCTGGTTCATTTTGTAGTGAAGATATTGTTTCTGAAAGCATTCTATCCATGCAACTCAATGCCAAttgtatcaatttaccatatgttGGTGGACACACTAGCGGTGCTGAAAGAAACAGAGACTGTATGTTTGATATCGACATGAACGAATCTGTGCTTGGTAAGATGAATGTACCTGGTGTTGAGCTGCATAGGTGTTTTAATGGCTCAAGTGATGGAGATGAAGGGGTAGTTACATGTGATGCTGCTCAGGGTACCAAAGGAAATTCTTTGGAGGTTGATGTCAATCTCGGTTCTCCGTGGCTACCTTCTTCTGATATCCCTATTGTTGGTATGATCCCTGATCAG TATGAAGACAATGCCATCGCTGTTAGCCAGAAGGATAAGCTGTCTGGTTTTGATCATCTGACATTGGACGCAGTTGAATCTTCTGAGTATGTTCAATTGAATGGTCAAGATTCTATCTCCGTATGTGAGCCAACCATTGGATTGAGTTACGTGACCGAACTCGACAATGACAGTGTTCAGTTAGGGTGGAATATTTCGTTGCAGAGCAATGCATTCGAGCTGACATCTGTTTGTGTGTGGTGCAGCAGAGAATTCAGCCATGTAGCTACGAATGCCGAAGAAGAATCTGatacgcttggcttcatttgtccTGCATGCAAAGCGAAAATTTCAGGTCATCTCAGTGTTCTGAGCAACAGTTGA